AGGCAGGATAGCTTTGAAACTCATGGGAAAGGTTTATCGGTTGTAAAAAATTCTGATATCTTTTGATTTATTTTCCTCAGAAGCTCATCTTTTCCTCTGCCTGTTTTCGAAGAATACATAACTACTTCTTCGTCAGCAATACTGAGAGCTTCAATCAATCTTTTCTTTCTATTTATAAGTTTGTTAGATGACAATTTGTCACTCTTCGTAAAAACAAAAATAAGAGGCACATTATGATATTTTGCCCATTCTTTCATTTGGAAATCCTCTTCGCTAGGTTCAACACGGATATCGAGAAGAAATACTATTATAAGTCTATCCTTACATTTTAATAGAAAATCATTGGTTGTTTTGGATATGTTATTTCGGACTTCAAGAGAAGCTTTTGAGAATCCATATCCGGGAAGGTCCACAAAGAAAAGCTTCCCGTTGATTGAAAAAAAATTGACAAGTTGAGTCCTGCCGGGAGTTGAGCTTGAACGAGC
This DNA window, taken from Candidatus Schekmanbacteria bacterium, encodes the following:
- a CDS encoding YihA family ribosome biogenesis GTP-binding protein, producing MKHHRQHQQQNIKLFIPKKITASFYCSFNERQKLPSSNIPYIAFAGRTNCGKSSLLNSLTGNKKLARSSSTPGRTQLVNFFSINGKLFFVDLPGYGFSKASLEVRNNISKTTNDFLLKCKDRLIIVFLLDIRVEPSEEDFQMKEWAKYHNVPLIFVFTKSDKLSSNKLINRKKRLIEALSIADEEVVMYSSKTGRGKDELLRKINQKISEFFTTDKPFP